A DNA window from Mycolicibacter terrae contains the following coding sequences:
- the gyrB gene encoding DNA topoisomerase (ATP-hydrolyzing) subunit B, whose product MAAQNKYGADSIKVLEGLEAVRKRPGMYIGSTGERGLHHLIWEVVDNAVDEAMAGFASKVEVRILEDGGVEVIDDGRGIPVDTHSTGVPTVDVVMTVLHAGGKFEEGAYSVSGGLHGVGVSVVNALSTRLEADIFRDGYEWFQTYDKSVPGTLKKGGKSNKSGTTIRFWADPDVFETTNYDFETVARRLQEMAFLNKGLTIELTDERVRTEEVVDEVVSDTAEAPKSAEDQAAEAQAPHKVKHRVFHYPGGLRDFVQHINRTKTAIHPTIIDFDGKGTGHEVEIAMQWNGGYSESVHTFANTINTAEGGTHEEGFRSALTSVVNKYAKDKKLLKDKDPNLTGDDIREGLAAVISVKVSQPQFEGQTKTKLGNTEVKSFVQKVCNEQLSHWFEANPAEAKTIINKAVSSAQARMAARKARELVRRKSATDLGGLPGKLADCRSNDPSKCELYVVEGDSAGGSAKSGRDSMFQAILPLRGKIINVEKARIDRVLKNNEVQAIITALGTGIHDEFDLAKLRYHKIVLMADADVDGQHISTLLLTLLFRFMRPLIEHGHVFLAQPPLYKLKWQRGNEAEFAYSDRERDGLLEAGRAAGKKINMDDGIQRYKGLGEMDAKELWETTMDPSVRVLRQITLDDAAAADELFSILMGEDVEARRSFITRNAKDVRFLDV is encoded by the coding sequence GTGGCTGCCCAAAACAAATATGGTGCCGATTCGATCAAGGTTCTCGAAGGCCTCGAAGCCGTCCGTAAAAGACCCGGTATGTACATCGGCTCCACCGGTGAACGCGGGCTACACCACCTGATCTGGGAGGTCGTCGACAACGCCGTCGATGAGGCGATGGCCGGCTTCGCCAGCAAGGTGGAGGTGCGCATCCTCGAGGACGGCGGCGTGGAGGTCATCGACGACGGGCGCGGGATCCCGGTGGACACGCACTCCACCGGCGTCCCCACCGTCGATGTCGTCATGACCGTGCTACACGCCGGCGGAAAGTTCGAGGAAGGCGCCTACAGCGTCTCCGGCGGTCTGCACGGCGTCGGCGTCTCGGTGGTCAACGCGCTGTCCACCCGGCTGGAAGCCGACATCTTCCGGGACGGCTACGAGTGGTTCCAGACCTACGACAAATCCGTGCCCGGCACCCTGAAGAAGGGCGGCAAGAGCAACAAGTCCGGCACCACCATTCGATTCTGGGCCGACCCGGACGTCTTCGAGACCACCAACTACGACTTCGAAACCGTCGCGCGGCGCCTGCAGGAGATGGCCTTCCTCAACAAGGGCCTGACCATCGAGCTCACCGACGAGCGGGTGCGCACCGAAGAGGTCGTCGACGAGGTGGTCAGCGACACCGCCGAAGCGCCCAAATCCGCCGAGGACCAGGCGGCCGAAGCCCAGGCGCCGCACAAGGTCAAACACCGTGTCTTCCACTATCCGGGTGGCCTGCGTGACTTCGTGCAGCACATCAACCGCACCAAGACCGCGATCCACCCGACCATCATCGACTTCGACGGCAAGGGAACCGGCCACGAGGTCGAGATCGCCATGCAGTGGAACGGCGGTTATTCGGAGTCGGTGCACACCTTCGCCAACACCATCAACACCGCCGAGGGCGGCACCCACGAAGAGGGGTTCCGCTCGGCGCTGACCAGCGTGGTGAACAAGTACGCCAAAGACAAGAAGCTGCTCAAGGACAAGGACCCGAATCTCACCGGCGACGACATCCGCGAGGGGCTGGCGGCCGTCATCTCGGTGAAAGTGTCCCAGCCGCAGTTCGAGGGCCAGACCAAGACCAAACTGGGCAACACCGAGGTGAAATCGTTCGTACAGAAGGTCTGCAACGAACAGCTCAGCCACTGGTTCGAAGCCAACCCGGCCGAAGCCAAGACGATCATCAACAAGGCGGTGTCCTCGGCACAGGCCCGAATGGCGGCGCGGAAGGCCCGAGAACTGGTGCGCCGTAAGAGCGCAACCGATCTGGGCGGGCTGCCCGGCAAGTTGGCCGACTGCCGCTCCAACGATCCGAGCAAGTGCGAACTGTATGTGGTGGAAGGGGATTCAGCCGGCGGCTCGGCCAAGAGCGGCCGCGACTCGATGTTCCAGGCGATCCTGCCGTTGCGCGGCAAGATCATCAACGTCGAGAAGGCCCGGATCGACCGGGTGCTGAAGAACAACGAGGTCCAGGCGATCATCACCGCGCTGGGCACCGGGATCCACGACGAGTTCGACCTCGCCAAGCTGCGCTATCACAAGATCGTGCTGATGGCCGACGCCGACGTCGACGGTCAGCACATCTCCACGCTGCTGCTGACCCTGCTATTCCGTTTCATGAGGCCGCTGATTGAACACGGCCACGTCTTCCTGGCGCAGCCACCGCTGTACAAACTGAAGTGGCAGCGCGGAAACGAAGCCGAATTCGCCTACTCCGACCGCGAACGTGACGGTCTGCTCGAAGCGGGCCGGGCCGCCGGTAAGAAGATCAACATGGACGACGGCATCCAGCGGTACAAGGGTCTTGGCGAGATGGACGCCAAGGAGTTGTGGGAGACCACGATGGACCCCAGTGTGCGGGTGCTACGGCAGATCACCCTCGACGACGCCGCCGCGGCGGATGAGTTGTTCTCGATCCTGATGGGCGAGGACGTCGAGGCGCGGCGCAGTTTCATCACACGCAACGCCAAAGATGTTCGCTTCCTGGATGTTTAG
- a CDS encoding DUF3566 domain-containing protein, producing MSAPKEPGHPGNGPGKAETPGSGSADAAGQRPTGRPGRITETGEAPPWQRGSQTRQPAAARPAEPARPAEPNTAGHSPGVDERLRRFVSGTAAPGAPQPAPAPAPAQPAQPAKPAVQQQVKQQVKPAPQPAKPAPPAPSEDGYGSELPDLSEPAQRRPAARRMQVSSGPRGPVRASMQIRRIDPWSALKVSLLLSTALFFVWMIAVAVLYVLLGAMGVWSKLNSNVGDLLTNNSAAELVSGSSIFGGAALIGLVNVVVLTAMATLGVVIYNLSTDVVGGVEVTLADRD from the coding sequence GTGAGCGCACCGAAGGAGCCGGGGCACCCGGGGAACGGCCCGGGTAAGGCCGAGACCCCGGGCAGCGGTTCGGCCGACGCGGCCGGTCAGCGGCCCACGGGCCGCCCCGGCCGGATCACCGAGACCGGGGAGGCGCCGCCCTGGCAACGCGGGAGCCAGACCAGACAGCCCGCGGCGGCGCGGCCCGCCGAACCGGCGCGCCCCGCCGAACCCAACACGGCTGGCCACTCCCCCGGGGTGGACGAGCGGCTTCGCCGCTTCGTCTCGGGCACCGCGGCACCCGGCGCCCCGCAGCCGGCGCCGGCGCCGGCACCGGCCCAGCCCGCCCAGCCCGCCAAGCCGGCGGTCCAGCAGCAGGTCAAGCAACAGGTCAAGCCGGCTCCGCAACCGGCCAAGCCGGCCCCGCCCGCGCCGTCCGAGGACGGCTACGGCAGTGAGCTGCCGGACCTGTCCGAACCGGCCCAGCGGCGTCCGGCAGCCCGGCGCATGCAGGTCTCGTCCGGACCGCGTGGTCCGGTGCGGGCCAGCATGCAGATCCGGCGGATCGACCCGTGGAGCGCGCTGAAGGTGTCGCTGCTGTTGTCGACGGCGCTGTTCTTCGTCTGGATGATCGCCGTCGCCGTGCTCTACGTCCTGCTGGGCGCGATGGGCGTCTGGAGCAAGCTGAACAGCAACGTTGGGGACCTGTTGACCAACAACAGTGCCGCGGAGCTGGTTTCGGGCAGTTCGATCTTCGGCGGTGCCGCCCTGATCGGGCTGGTGAACGTCGTCGTGCTGACCGCGATGGCCACCCTCGGCGTAGTGATCTACAACCTCAGCACCGACGTGGTCGGCGGTGTCGAGGTAACCCTGGCCGACCGGGACTGA
- a CDS encoding PH domain-containing protein — MTLATDLPGRVLAGIAGVGLMVFAGFSWRSRPKLALTAQGLAVRDWRRTRLLAPGSLTRVRVTEFQRIGRTHRLLEIETADDALLILSRWDLGTDPRDVFDALAAAGYTGRAQG; from the coding sequence GTGACGCTCGCCACAGACCTGCCCGGACGTGTTCTGGCCGGTATTGCCGGAGTCGGCCTGATGGTGTTTGCCGGTTTCTCCTGGCGGTCCCGGCCCAAGCTGGCGCTGACCGCCCAGGGCCTGGCCGTGCGCGACTGGCGGCGCACCCGGCTGCTGGCTCCCGGCAGCCTCACCCGGGTCCGCGTCACCGAGTTCCAGCGGATCGGACGCACGCACCGGTTACTGGAGATCGAGACCGCCGACGACGCGCTGCTGATCCTGTCCCGGTGGGATCTCGGAACCGATCCCCGCGACGTGTTCGATGCCCTGGCAGCGGCCGGTTACACCGGCCGCGCACAGGGTTGA
- a CDS encoding DUF721 family protein: MSDSDVEPSAHLAGMDLVRRTLAEAREAARSQGKDVGQGRRAPLRRRTPGSGTGRRAWSGPGPDRRDPQPLGAATSDLAQARGWSAQVAEGTVLGRWRAVVGEDIASHATPTRLAEGVLSVSAESTAWATQLRLVQAQLLAKIAAAVGEGVVTTLRITGPTAPSWRKGPLHVSGRGPRDTYG; the protein is encoded by the coding sequence ATGAGCGATTCCGATGTCGAACCGTCGGCGCACCTGGCCGGCATGGATCTGGTCCGGCGGACCTTGGCCGAGGCACGCGAGGCGGCGCGCAGCCAGGGCAAAGACGTCGGGCAGGGCCGGCGGGCGCCGCTGCGGCGCCGAACGCCGGGCAGCGGCACCGGCCGGCGCGCCTGGTCCGGGCCGGGACCCGACCGCCGCGACCCTCAGCCCCTGGGCGCCGCGACCAGCGACCTCGCGCAGGCGCGGGGGTGGTCGGCGCAGGTCGCCGAGGGCACCGTTCTGGGTCGATGGCGCGCGGTCGTCGGGGAGGACATCGCTTCGCACGCCACACCGACCAGGCTCGCCGAGGGAGTCTTGAGCGTGTCGGCGGAATCGACGGCGTGGGCCACCCAACTGCGGCTGGTGCAGGCTCAGTTGCTGGCGAAAATCGCCGCCGCGGTCGGCGAGGGGGTGGTGACGACGCTGAGGATCACCGGTCCGACCGCGCCGTCCTGGCGCAAGGGGCCGCTGCACGTCTCGGGGCGTGGGCCCCGAGACACCTACGGCTGA
- a CDS encoding peptidylprolyl isomerase has product MAHCDPMTTSPIATATATLHTNRGDIKIALFGNHAPKTVGNFVGLAQGTKEYSTTNASGGSSGPFYDGAVFHRVIGGFMIQGGDPTGTGRGGPGYKFEDEFHPELVFDKPYLLAMANAGPGTNGSQFFITVGQTPHLNRKHTIFGEVVDPESQRVVDAIATTATDRSDRPTEPVVIESVTVS; this is encoded by the coding sequence ATGGCACACTGTGATCCCATGACCACCAGCCCCATCGCCACCGCAACCGCCACGCTGCACACCAACCGCGGCGACATCAAGATCGCGCTGTTCGGCAACCACGCCCCCAAGACCGTCGGCAACTTCGTCGGGCTGGCGCAGGGCACCAAGGAGTACTCGACCACCAACGCCTCCGGCGGCTCGTCCGGCCCGTTCTACGACGGCGCGGTGTTCCACCGGGTGATCGGCGGCTTCATGATCCAGGGCGGTGACCCGACCGGCACCGGCCGCGGCGGCCCCGGGTACAAGTTCGAGGACGAGTTCCACCCCGAGCTGGTCTTCGACAAGCCCTACCTGCTGGCGATGGCCAACGCCGGCCCCGGCACCAACGGTTCGCAGTTCTTCATCACGGTCGGCCAGACCCCGCACCTCAACCGCAAGCACACCATTTTCGGTGAGGTCGTCGACCCGGAGTCGCAGCGCGTCGTGGACGCCATCGCCACCACCGCGACCGACCGCTCCGACCGGCCCACCGAGCCCGTCGTCATCGAGTCGGTGACGGTCTCCTAG
- the gyrA gene encoding DNA gyrase subunit A: MTDTTLPPGDDSVDRIEPVDIQHEMQRSYIDYAMSVIVGRALPEVRDGLKPVHRRVLYAMYDSGFRPDRSHAKSARSVAETMGNYHPHGDSSIYDTLVRMAQPWSLRYPLVDGQGNFGSPGNDPAAAMRYTEARLTPLAMEMLREIDEETVDFVPNYDGRVQEPTVLPSRFPNLLANGSGGIAVGMATNIPPHNLRELAEAVFWCLENYEADEEATLEAMMERVKGPDFPTSGLVVGSQGINDAYRTGRGSIRMRGVVEIEEDARGRSLLVITELPYQVNHDNFITSVAEQVRDGKLVGIANIEDQSSDRVGLRIVVEIKRDAVAKVVLNNLYKHTQLQTSFGANMLSIVDGVPRTLRLDQMIRHYVAHQLDVIVRRTTYRLRKANERAHILRGLVKALDALDEVIALIRASETVDVARQGLIELLDIDEIQAQAILDMQLRRLAALERQKIIDDLAKIEAEIADLEDILAKPERQRAIVRDELAEIADKYGDDRRTRIIAADGEVSDEDLIAREDVVVTITETGYAKRTKTDLYRSQKRGGKGVQGAGLKQDDIVAHFFVCSTHDWILFFTTQGRVYRAKAYDLPEALRTARGQHVANLLAFQPEERIAQVIQIKSYEDAPYLVLATRNGLVKKSRLTDFDSNRSGGIVAINLRDGDELVGAMLCSADDDLLLVSALGQSIRFSATDEALRPMGRATSGVQGMRFNAEDYLLSLNVVREDTYLLVATAGGYAKRTAIEEYTVQGRGGKGILTVQYDKRRGRLVGALIVDDDSEIYAITSGGGVIRTAARQVRKAGRQTKGVRLMNLGEGDTLIAIARNADEEPADDESSS; the protein is encoded by the coding sequence ATGACAGACACCACGCTGCCGCCCGGAGACGACTCGGTAGACCGGATCGAGCCGGTCGACATCCAGCACGAGATGCAGCGCAGCTACATCGACTACGCGATGAGCGTCATCGTGGGGCGCGCACTGCCCGAGGTGCGTGACGGTCTCAAGCCGGTGCACCGGCGGGTCCTCTATGCGATGTACGACTCGGGGTTCCGGCCGGACCGCAGCCACGCGAAATCAGCACGCTCGGTTGCCGAAACGATGGGCAACTACCACCCCCACGGCGACTCCTCGATCTACGACACCCTGGTGCGGATGGCCCAGCCGTGGTCGCTGCGCTATCCCCTGGTCGACGGCCAGGGCAACTTCGGTTCGCCTGGTAACGACCCAGCGGCCGCCATGCGTTACACCGAGGCCCGGCTGACCCCGCTGGCCATGGAGATGCTTCGCGAAATCGACGAGGAGACAGTCGATTTCGTTCCGAACTACGACGGTCGGGTGCAGGAGCCGACGGTGCTGCCCAGCCGGTTCCCGAACCTGCTGGCCAACGGCTCCGGCGGCATCGCGGTCGGCATGGCGACCAACATCCCGCCGCACAACCTGCGCGAACTGGCCGAAGCCGTCTTCTGGTGCCTGGAGAACTACGAGGCCGACGAAGAGGCGACCCTGGAAGCGATGATGGAGCGGGTCAAGGGCCCGGACTTCCCCACCTCCGGCCTGGTCGTCGGATCGCAGGGCATCAACGACGCCTACCGGACCGGACGCGGGTCCATCCGGATGCGCGGCGTCGTCGAGATCGAGGAGGACGCGCGCGGGCGGTCGCTGCTGGTCATCACCGAGCTGCCGTATCAGGTGAACCACGACAACTTCATCACGTCGGTCGCCGAGCAGGTGCGCGACGGAAAGTTGGTGGGTATCGCCAACATCGAGGACCAGAGCAGCGATCGGGTGGGCCTGCGCATCGTCGTGGAGATCAAGCGCGACGCGGTGGCCAAGGTGGTGCTGAACAACCTCTACAAGCACACCCAACTGCAGACCAGCTTCGGCGCCAACATGCTGTCCATCGTCGACGGGGTGCCACGCACGCTGCGGCTGGACCAGATGATCCGCCACTACGTCGCGCACCAGCTCGACGTCATCGTGCGGCGCACCACCTACCGGCTGCGCAAGGCCAACGAGCGGGCGCACATCCTGCGCGGTCTGGTCAAGGCCCTCGACGCCCTCGACGAGGTCATCGCGCTGATCCGGGCCTCGGAGACCGTCGACGTGGCACGCCAGGGCCTGATCGAGTTGCTCGACATCGATGAGATTCAGGCGCAAGCGATTCTGGACATGCAGCTGCGCCGGCTGGCCGCACTGGAACGCCAGAAGATCATCGACGACCTGGCCAAGATCGAGGCCGAGATCGCCGACCTGGAAGACATCCTGGCCAAGCCGGAACGCCAGCGCGCGATCGTGCGCGACGAGCTCGCCGAGATCGCCGACAAGTACGGCGACGACCGGCGGACCCGGATCATCGCCGCCGACGGCGAGGTCAGCGACGAGGACCTGATCGCCCGCGAGGACGTTGTCGTCACGATCACCGAGACCGGCTACGCCAAGCGCACCAAGACCGACCTGTACCGCAGCCAGAAGCGCGGCGGCAAGGGCGTGCAGGGCGCCGGCCTCAAGCAGGACGACATCGTGGCGCACTTCTTCGTCTGCTCGACGCACGACTGGATCCTGTTCTTCACCACGCAGGGCCGGGTGTACCGGGCCAAGGCCTACGACCTGCCGGAGGCGTTACGCACCGCACGCGGCCAGCACGTCGCCAACCTGCTGGCCTTCCAGCCCGAGGAACGCATCGCCCAGGTCATCCAGATCAAGAGTTACGAGGACGCGCCGTATCTGGTGCTGGCCACCCGCAACGGGCTGGTGAAGAAATCCCGGCTGACCGACTTCGACTCCAACCGCTCCGGCGGGATCGTCGCGATCAACCTGCGCGACGGGGACGAGTTGGTCGGCGCCATGTTGTGTTCGGCCGACGATGATCTGCTGCTGGTGTCGGCCCTCGGCCAGTCCATCCGGTTCTCGGCGACCGACGAGGCGTTGCGCCCGATGGGCCGCGCGACGTCGGGCGTTCAAGGCATGAGGTTCAACGCCGAGGACTACCTGCTGTCGCTGAACGTGGTCCGGGAGGATACGTATCTGCTGGTGGCCACCGCCGGCGGTTATGCCAAGCGCACCGCGATCGAGGAATACACGGTGCAGGGCCGCGGCGGCAAGGGCATCCTGACCGTCCAGTACGACAAACGCCGCGGGCGGTTGGTCGGGGCGCTGATCGTCGACGACGACAGCGAGATCTATGCCATCACCTCCGGCGGCGGCGTGATCCGCACCGCGGCGCGGCAGGTCCGCAAGGCCGGACGCCAGACCAAGGGGGTGCGGTTGATGAACTTGGGTGAGGGCGACACACTGATAGCGATCGCGCGGAACGCCGACGAAGAGCCGGCCGACGACGAGTCGAGTAGCTGA
- the cwsA gene encoding cell wall synthesis protein CwsA, with protein sequence MRLSTQNQLTHRERLTRGLAHTAGGPVDVARGAVGLSGAAVQRGAVELRRRYRESRLADHVAEAAEAAARELAAAGEVVSALPDVLAYGEPRRRRIRRSWVIAGAAGAALAVGAVAVVLIRRSGRPEESSPRPPSVEAQHKV encoded by the coding sequence ATGCGCCTGTCGACCCAGAACCAGCTGACTCACCGAGAACGCCTGACCCGGGGCCTGGCACACACCGCGGGCGGGCCGGTCGACGTGGCGCGCGGCGCCGTCGGGCTGAGCGGGGCCGCGGTGCAGCGCGGCGCCGTGGAACTGCGCCGGCGCTACCGGGAGAGCCGGCTGGCCGACCACGTGGCCGAGGCCGCCGAGGCGGCCGCGCGGGAGTTGGCCGCCGCCGGAGAGGTGGTGTCCGCGCTGCCGGACGTCCTGGCCTACGGCGAGCCGCGACGCCGCCGGATTCGCCGTTCCTGGGTGATCGCCGGGGCCGCCGGCGCGGCGTTGGCGGTGGGCGCAGTGGCGGTGGTGCTGATCCGCCGTTCTGGCCGGCCGGAGGAATCCTCGCCGCGGCCGCCCAGCGTGGAGGCGCAGCACAAGGTCTGA
- the crgA gene encoding cell division protein CrgA, which produces MPKSKVRKKTSFTPSAVSRTPVKVKGGPSSMWFVALFLGLMLFGLVWLMVYQLAATGLDTPAALNWMSELGPWNYAIAFAFMIVGLLLTMRWH; this is translated from the coding sequence ATGCCCAAGTCGAAGGTTCGCAAGAAGACCAGCTTCACCCCCTCGGCGGTCAGCCGTACCCCGGTCAAGGTCAAGGGCGGGCCGTCGAGCATGTGGTTCGTCGCGCTGTTTCTGGGACTGATGCTCTTCGGGCTGGTGTGGCTGATGGTGTATCAGCTGGCGGCCACCGGGCTGGACACCCCGGCGGCGCTGAACTGGATGAGCGAGCTGGGCCCGTGGAACTACGCGATCGCGTTTGCTTTCATGATCGTCGGGTTGTTGCTCACGATGCGCTGGCATTGA